One window from the genome of Echinicola vietnamensis DSM 17526 encodes:
- a CDS encoding SusC/RagA family TonB-linked outer membrane protein encodes MKHFTKKAGLLLSLTLGGSMLSSMTALAIPTEKSSTKLHAEMTSLSDMRDITVTGTVISGEDGLTLPGVSILIKGTTRGVTTDMDGKFSIDIPDEGATLVFSFIGFAQQEVEVYTAKDLSITLEPEMTSMTEVVVVGYGTMRKGDVTSSIGGVKEEDFVKGAVRDAAQLVQGKVAGLRVTTPSGDPGASTQINLRGINSINGTSNPLILIDGVPGDLNTVPPEDIESVDVLKDGSAAAIYGTRATGGVILITTKKNSGGNRNSINYNTYVSLQTIARKPELLTGDDYRRLIDEEGIAYTDYGGNTDWVDEMTRNPISQNHNLSFSGGDRKTNFTASLNYRNWQGIFLRSNQERFNIRADLNHSMFDDKLRANFQIINRVFTREEGGADGYAYRQAIIRNPTDQVRTEDGGWQERDGYFYENPISRIYEADSESKFKEMRVNGSLNYNPIDNLDIKLMVSNVQNSNLTGYATSFQHTNTRLNNQNGTASRSTSAYNENLLEFTTNYNKAVGDHYFTLLGGYSWQDATYEDFNASNWDFPTDLYKWNNLGAGGALQAGQAGMGSSKNKWQLAGFFGRATYSYHEKYLFMASVRREGSSRFGENSQWGTFPAVSVGWRISNEPFLKNSKNIGEIKLRAGFGVTGTIANSPYLSQISYDFTRAQGAYIGGQWVQGFIPARNFNPDLRWERKEEYNFGVDYSFFNDRLSGSIDVYRRDIKDLLYNFPVPVPPYLTNSMTINAGVLQNDGIEVLVNVVPIQKKDFSWNTSITYSTNRNKLVSLSNDQFEATNDFFTAGYTGEPIQDYTHRVEVGGAIGRFYVWKTVGTTEDGEWLIENQAGENIPISEASQEDRQYYGNGIPLHILGFNNSLRFKNFDMQANFRGAFGHEILNFQRMFYENPYNPAYNMLKTAYDPVYGNRLNSDLALVSHYIEDGDYFKLDNLTIGYTIPKLGFLRNARVYASGLNLFTITKYKGIDPEGVSITGFDPGNDQRDKYPTTRTYTLGLNVTF; translated from the coding sequence ATGAAACACTTTACAAAAAAGGCTGGACTGCTTTTAAGTTTGACCTTAGGGGGATCAATGCTATCATCCATGACGGCACTGGCTATCCCTACGGAGAAGTCGTCCACCAAATTACATGCTGAAATGACATCGCTGTCGGATATGCGGGATATTACGGTGACAGGGACCGTCATAAGCGGAGAGGATGGATTGACCCTTCCCGGGGTTTCCATTTTGATAAAAGGTACCACAAGGGGCGTAACCACTGACATGGACGGTAAGTTTTCCATTGATATTCCTGATGAAGGGGCCACCTTGGTGTTTAGTTTTATTGGCTTTGCCCAACAGGAAGTGGAAGTATATACCGCCAAGGACCTTTCCATTACGCTGGAACCGGAAATGACTTCAATGACCGAAGTAGTGGTGGTGGGTTATGGAACCATGCGAAAAGGAGATGTGACCAGCTCTATTGGAGGAGTGAAAGAAGAGGATTTTGTGAAAGGAGCCGTTAGAGATGCTGCGCAATTGGTGCAGGGCAAAGTGGCAGGGCTTCGGGTAACGACACCGAGTGGAGATCCTGGTGCCAGTACGCAAATTAACCTTCGGGGCATCAACAGTATCAATGGTACTTCCAATCCTTTGATATTGATTGATGGTGTTCCAGGTGACTTGAACACCGTGCCACCAGAGGATATCGAATCTGTGGATGTCTTGAAAGACGGCTCTGCTGCCGCCATTTACGGTACACGGGCGACAGGAGGGGTGATCCTGATTACGACCAAGAAAAATTCCGGTGGAAACCGAAATTCCATTAATTACAATACGTATGTCAGTCTTCAGACGATCGCACGTAAACCTGAATTGCTTACGGGAGACGATTACCGCAGACTCATCGATGAAGAGGGCATTGCCTACACGGATTATGGTGGCAATACAGACTGGGTAGATGAAATGACCAGAAACCCTATTAGTCAAAACCATAACCTGAGCTTTTCTGGTGGAGATCGTAAAACCAATTTTACGGCATCACTGAATTACCGTAATTGGCAAGGAATATTCCTTCGCTCCAATCAAGAGCGGTTCAACATCAGGGCTGATCTGAACCACAGCATGTTTGATGATAAACTACGTGCCAATTTTCAAATCATCAACCGGGTATTTACCCGTGAAGAAGGTGGAGCGGACGGTTATGCTTACCGACAGGCTATTATCCGAAACCCAACGGATCAAGTCCGGACTGAAGACGGTGGTTGGCAGGAAAGAGATGGTTACTTCTATGAAAACCCCATTTCCAGGATATATGAAGCTGACTCAGAGTCAAAGTTCAAGGAAATGCGGGTAAATGGAAGTTTAAACTACAATCCCATCGATAATTTGGACATCAAGCTAATGGTCTCCAATGTCCAAAACAGTAACCTGACCGGTTATGCCACCTCTTTTCAGCACACCAATACGCGGCTGAACAATCAAAATGGTACCGCGTCCCGTTCCACTAGTGCTTACAATGAAAATTTATTGGAATTCACCACTAACTATAACAAGGCAGTAGGAGATCATTACTTTACCTTGCTGGGAGGATACAGTTGGCAAGATGCTACATACGAGGATTTCAATGCCTCCAACTGGGATTTTCCTACCGATTTGTATAAATGGAACAACTTAGGAGCTGGCGGTGCTTTGCAGGCAGGCCAGGCCGGCATGGGGAGCTCTAAAAATAAGTGGCAACTGGCCGGTTTCTTTGGCCGCGCCACGTACAGCTATCATGAAAAGTACCTGTTTATGGCCAGTGTGAGAAGGGAAGGCTCTTCCCGATTCGGAGAAAACAGTCAGTGGGGAACTTTTCCAGCTGTCTCAGTGGGGTGGAGAATCAGCAACGAACCTTTTCTAAAGAACTCGAAAAATATTGGTGAGATTAAGCTAAGAGCAGGATTTGGGGTGACAGGAACCATTGCCAACTCCCCATATCTTTCTCAGATCAGTTATGATTTTACACGTGCGCAAGGTGCTTACATCGGTGGCCAATGGGTTCAAGGCTTTATTCCTGCCCGTAACTTCAATCCAGATTTGAGATGGGAGCGTAAGGAGGAATATAACTTTGGTGTAGACTATAGCTTCTTTAATGACCGATTGAGCGGTTCCATTGATGTATACCGAAGGGATATCAAGGACTTGTTGTACAATTTCCCCGTTCCCGTACCGCCTTATTTGACGAACTCCATGACCATAAATGCCGGTGTTCTTCAAAATGATGGTATTGAGGTGTTGGTGAATGTAGTGCCTATCCAGAAGAAAGACTTTAGCTGGAATACCAGTATTACCTATTCTACCAATAGGAACAAACTGGTTTCCCTTTCCAATGACCAGTTTGAGGCGACCAATGATTTCTTTACGGCAGGTTATACCGGTGAACCGATTCAAGATTATACCCATCGGGTGGAAGTAGGGGGAGCTATTGGACGGTTTTACGTGTGGAAGACCGTGGGAACCACAGAAGATGGCGAATGGCTTATTGAAAACCAAGCGGGTGAAAACATTCCCATTAGCGAAGCCTCCCAAGAAGACAGACAGTATTATGGAAACGGCATTCCACTGCATATTTTGGGATTCAACAATAGCTTGAGGTTTAAGAATTTTGATATGCAGGCCAACTTCCGTGGTGCATTTGGGCATGAAATCCTGAATTTCCAACGGATGTTTTATGAAAACCCGTACAACCCGGCTTATAACATGCTGAAAACAGCTTATGATCCAGTTTATGGGAATCGTCTGAACAGTGACTTGGCCTTGGTGAGCCATTATATTGAGGATGGAGACTATTTTAAGCTGGATAATTTGACCATCGGCTATACGATTCCAAAGTTGGGATTTTTGAGGAATGCCAGGGTATATGCTTCCGGGTTAAACCTCTTTACCATCACCAAATATAAAGGAATCGATCCTGAAGGAGTGAGCATTACGGGCTTTGATCCGGGCAATGATCAGCGGGACAAGTATCCGACAACCCGTACCTATACCTTGGGACTAAATGTTACATTCTAA
- a CDS encoding RagB/SusD family nutrient uptake outer membrane protein — MKFTYKPFQYILTAGILSTGLYSCLDLNEEVYSEVVASNFQPTEKDIPSIIAPVYGSFRGLMMGWQGYLDTQEESADCIITPARPNGWYDGGTYLRMHQHNWTSLQWQPTNIWQSAYRSITTANRVMSQIEDGEIPITDGREAVIAELRATRAFAYYLLLDNHGNVPIVTDFKDVSLPEQRSRQEVYDFVVSELQEAMPLLSEDAGATYGQLNKWGVQTLLAKIYLNAEVYTGTAQWEACIQACDAVINGNGGYELDDNYADIFNWENHNSPEIIFAVPYDEIYGTGNIVHMKTLDPLSRFVYNMQAGPWGGNCAVPQFIDTYDPEDGRLKDTWIMGPQYNASTGEMVIDYQKEVPSMDGTASNDGFRIGKYAIKQGATGSLDNDYPMFRYADVLMMKAEALLRTGRADEAATLVTQVRERAFRDAAPSKAQVTGAELMQGSSYEYGIQNEDGSVTGTGGADIPYGRFLDELGWEFAAEAHRRQDLIRFGVFQTKSWFNHSPHAQAQTRTIFPIPNDEINKNPNLNQNPGYAN; from the coding sequence ATGAAATTTACTTATAAACCATTTCAGTATATACTGACAGCTGGAATTTTATCCACAGGCTTATATTCCTGTTTGGACCTGAACGAAGAAGTGTATTCCGAAGTAGTAGCCAGCAATTTCCAACCGACGGAAAAGGACATACCTTCGATCATTGCACCTGTTTATGGGTCTTTTAGGGGCTTGATGATGGGATGGCAAGGTTATTTGGATACCCAAGAGGAATCGGCAGATTGCATCATCACACCGGCCAGACCCAATGGATGGTACGATGGTGGAACCTACCTCCGCATGCACCAGCACAACTGGACTTCCTTGCAGTGGCAGCCGACCAATATCTGGCAAAGCGCATACCGCAGCATCACGACTGCCAACCGGGTGATGTCCCAAATTGAGGATGGGGAAATCCCCATTACCGATGGAAGGGAAGCCGTAATTGCTGAACTTCGGGCCACGAGGGCTTTTGCGTATTACTTGCTGTTGGACAATCACGGCAATGTGCCTATTGTTACCGATTTTAAAGATGTGTCCCTACCTGAACAGCGGAGTCGTCAAGAAGTGTACGATTTTGTGGTAAGTGAACTGCAGGAGGCCATGCCTTTGCTCAGTGAAGATGCCGGGGCTACCTATGGTCAGCTTAACAAATGGGGGGTACAGACGCTTTTGGCGAAGATTTACCTCAATGCAGAAGTCTATACCGGCACCGCCCAGTGGGAAGCCTGCATCCAGGCTTGTGATGCGGTGATCAACGGCAATGGAGGTTACGAACTGGATGATAATTATGCGGATATCTTTAATTGGGAAAACCATAACTCTCCAGAGATTATCTTTGCCGTTCCTTATGATGAAATCTATGGAACGGGTAATATAGTACATATGAAGACCTTGGATCCGCTCAGCAGGTTTGTTTACAATATGCAAGCAGGACCATGGGGCGGTAACTGTGCTGTGCCGCAATTTATCGACACTTATGATCCAGAAGATGGAAGGCTTAAGGACACGTGGATCATGGGGCCGCAATACAATGCTTCCACAGGGGAAATGGTCATTGACTATCAAAAGGAAGTCCCCAGTATGGATGGTACGGCCTCCAACGATGGTTTCCGTATCGGTAAATATGCCATAAAGCAAGGGGCCACTGGTTCCTTGGACAATGATTATCCCATGTTCCGATATGCCGATGTGTTGATGATGAAAGCCGAAGCATTGTTGCGTACAGGTAGGGCAGATGAAGCGGCCACTCTGGTGACACAAGTAAGGGAAAGGGCCTTTAGGGATGCAGCTCCTTCCAAGGCTCAAGTGACCGGTGCTGAATTGATGCAAGGCAGCAGCTATGAGTACGGAATTCAAAATGAGGATGGTTCTGTGACTGGAACCGGGGGAGCAGATATTCCTTACGGTCGGTTTTTGGACGAGTTGGGTTGGGAGTTTGCAGCAGAGGCGCACCGTCGGCAAGACCTGATCCGTTTTGGGGTGTTCCAAACCAAAAGCTGGTTTAACCACAGTCCCCATGCCCAAGCCCAGACGAGGACCATCTTTCCGATTCCCAATGACGAAATCAATAAAAATCCGAATTTGAACCAAAATCCTGGGTATGCGAACTAG
- a CDS encoding S9 family peptidase, whose amino-acid sequence MRKTLLVALMVGLSFKGFAQGTLIDYQRADSIKKAFEQVYHAPSRFEWIEDTNMLWYQMKTERGQEFIQAHVDNQQKQPLFDQELIAEKLSNVLQDTIKAYELPIRNLSFKSVGSVMTFLAEGYHWEYDLSSETLAKKEPIKDNGNRYWGTRWDDRKGDPVLAPDSSRQAFIREHNVWIKHLSSGKTEQLTFDGAPGLYYAAHLQWSPDGEKLGAVKVRPVEVRQLTLISSSPEDQLQPKLETRDYPKPGDALPQKTPVLLNLTSGQQFEVDQALIHDQFGISGLNWREDSRAFTFEYNQRGHQVYRVLALDATDGNTAVVIEETSDTFIDYSGKKFRKDLNDGQEIIWASERDGWRHLYLFDGQTGEIKRQLTKGAWVVREVLDVDEESRMVYFLASGRSKDEDPYHLHLCKVSLDGGSVTQLTTENANHDITLAADKEYFVDNYSRQDLAPVSVVKSLSTGKTIMELEKAVIHKIEAAGWQAPEIFSAKGRDGETDIWGLIIKPTNFDPQKSYPILEYIYAGPHSSFVPKSFGPNYRGLQEMAELGFIVVQVDGMGTSNRSKAFHDVCWKNLKDAGFPDRIRWIQAAAQTRPYMDVDKVGIFGTSAGGQSSTGALLFHPEFYKVGVSSCGCHDNRMDKIWWNEQWMGYPIGKHYEACSNVANAHRLEGKLMLIVGEVDDNVDPSSTYQLVDQLIKNNKEFEFLMVPGMGHSSGGEYGEHKRRDFFVKNLLGVDPPAWTAFDKSIRD is encoded by the coding sequence ATGAGAAAAACCTTACTTGTGGCCTTGATGGTGGGACTGTCATTTAAAGGGTTTGCCCAAGGCACATTGATTGATTATCAACGGGCTGACAGCATCAAGAAAGCCTTTGAACAGGTTTATCATGCTCCGAGCCGTTTTGAATGGATCGAAGATACGAATATGCTGTGGTACCAGATGAAAACCGAAAGAGGACAGGAATTCATCCAAGCCCATGTGGATAACCAGCAAAAGCAACCTCTCTTTGACCAGGAGTTAATCGCCGAAAAACTGTCCAATGTCCTTCAGGATACGATTAAGGCCTATGAATTGCCCATTAGGAACCTTTCATTTAAATCAGTGGGAAGCGTAATGACCTTTTTGGCAGAAGGATATCATTGGGAATATGACCTATCATCCGAAACCCTAGCTAAAAAAGAACCCATAAAAGACAATGGAAACCGGTATTGGGGAACGCGTTGGGATGATCGTAAAGGCGATCCCGTTTTGGCTCCAGACAGCAGTAGACAGGCCTTTATCAGGGAACACAACGTGTGGATAAAGCACCTTTCGTCAGGAAAAACGGAGCAATTGACGTTTGATGGTGCACCAGGACTTTATTACGCAGCCCACCTGCAGTGGTCCCCAGATGGGGAAAAGCTCGGTGCCGTAAAGGTAAGACCAGTTGAAGTGCGGCAGTTGACCCTGATCAGCTCCTCCCCAGAGGACCAGCTGCAACCAAAGTTGGAAACAAGGGATTACCCTAAACCCGGTGATGCTCTGCCCCAAAAGACCCCTGTATTGCTTAATCTGACCAGTGGTCAGCAGTTTGAGGTCGATCAGGCTTTGATCCATGATCAATTTGGGATTTCAGGGCTGAATTGGCGGGAAGACAGCCGTGCATTTACATTTGAGTACAACCAAAGAGGGCATCAGGTTTATCGGGTATTGGCATTAGATGCTACGGATGGAAATACAGCCGTAGTGATCGAGGAGACAAGTGATACCTTTATTGATTATTCTGGCAAAAAATTCCGTAAGGACCTGAATGACGGTCAAGAGATTATTTGGGCATCAGAACGAGACGGATGGAGACATTTATACCTGTTTGATGGCCAAACAGGCGAAATCAAACGGCAACTGACCAAAGGAGCATGGGTGGTCAGGGAGGTATTGGATGTGGATGAGGAGTCGCGCATGGTTTATTTTTTGGCCAGTGGTCGGTCAAAAGACGAAGATCCCTATCACCTTCACCTTTGTAAAGTGAGTTTGGATGGCGGGAGCGTTACCCAGCTGACCACTGAAAATGCCAACCATGACATTACGCTTGCTGCAGATAAGGAATATTTTGTGGATAACTATTCCAGGCAAGACTTGGCTCCCGTAAGTGTGGTAAAGTCCTTATCCACAGGAAAAACCATCATGGAGCTGGAAAAGGCAGTTATCCACAAAATCGAAGCAGCAGGTTGGCAAGCACCGGAAATATTTTCAGCAAAAGGCCGTGATGGCGAAACGGACATTTGGGGATTAATAATCAAGCCCACCAACTTTGATCCGCAAAAAAGCTATCCCATACTGGAATACATTTATGCAGGACCGCACAGTTCCTTCGTCCCAAAATCCTTTGGGCCCAATTATCGTGGACTCCAGGAAATGGCGGAACTGGGTTTTATCGTAGTTCAAGTTGATGGCATGGGGACCTCCAATCGCAGCAAGGCCTTTCACGATGTCTGCTGGAAGAACTTAAAAGATGCTGGATTTCCGGACCGGATCCGTTGGATACAGGCAGCCGCCCAAACCAGGCCGTACATGGATGTGGATAAAGTAGGCATTTTCGGGACATCTGCGGGAGGCCAAAGCTCCACAGGAGCACTCTTGTTTCACCCGGAATTTTATAAAGTGGGCGTTTCCTCGTGCGGATGTCATGACAATCGTATGGATAAGATCTGGTGGAATGAGCAATGGATGGGCTATCCGATTGGCAAACACTACGAAGCATGTTCCAATGTGGCCAATGCCCATCGTTTGGAAGGGAAGTTGATGCTCATTGTGGGAGAAGTGGATGACAATGTAGACCCTTCATCCACTTACCAATTAGTGGACCAATTGATCAAAAACAACAAAGAATTTGAATTCCTGATGGTGCCTGGTATGGGGCACAGTTCGGGAGGCGAATACGGTGAGCACAAGCGAAGGGATTTCTTTGTGAAAAACCTCTTGGGAGTGGATCCACCAGCTTGGACGGCTTTTGATAAATCCATCAGGGATTAA
- a CDS encoding DUF885 family protein → MKNTLAFLLLMFLPFLAESSELYEPIKTFQADRSALSRKYSNALSEEYFERFGRLYEDWLTTVQDMDYGALSEDGKIDYLAFKNYLEKAVFFHDKAFSEYKEVADVKDFADELEAFYIFRRSAQKPDAKAIAAQFTDAKKNLQGKIEQLPSTTPYSSWQKAELAADVIGSLQETLEEAYLFYNDYDPAFTWWVKKPWEELSALLESYEKALKAHYENFIVKDDGSGIIGKPIGAEAIKKELEFELIPYTAQELIDEAERQFAYCEKEMLKASQELGYGNDWKAALEHVKNSYAPPGEWPGDVYDLAVEATEYVEKHDLITIPELAKETWRTKMMSPEAQRVNPFFLGGEAIIISYPTSTMTQEEKLMSMRGNNPHFSRATVQHEIIPGHHLQGFMNQRHKPYRRMFYTPFWIEGWALYWELNLWDKSFPRNASDKVGMLFWRMHRCARIIFSLNYHLGNMTPQECIDFLVDKVGHEYANAEAEVRRSFEGNYGPLYQIAYMVGGLQFYALKAEMVDQGTMSEKEFHDFIMTQNTLPIELIRARIKGETLSKDHRTSWRFLD, encoded by the coding sequence ATGAAGAACACTTTAGCATTTTTGCTCCTCATGTTCCTGCCTTTCTTGGCGGAGTCTAGTGAGTTATATGAACCCATCAAGACCTTTCAAGCCGATCGTTCTGCCCTCAGTAGAAAGTATTCAAACGCCCTTTCTGAGGAGTATTTTGAAAGGTTTGGGCGGCTTTACGAAGACTGGTTGACTACAGTTCAAGACATGGATTATGGAGCCTTGAGCGAGGACGGTAAGATCGATTATTTGGCCTTTAAAAATTACCTTGAGAAAGCAGTATTTTTCCATGATAAAGCATTCAGCGAATATAAAGAAGTAGCTGACGTAAAGGATTTTGCCGATGAACTGGAAGCCTTTTATATCTTCAGAAGGAGCGCCCAAAAGCCAGACGCCAAGGCCATTGCTGCACAATTTACCGATGCCAAAAAAAACCTTCAAGGCAAAATCGAACAGCTACCTTCCACCACGCCCTATAGCAGTTGGCAAAAGGCAGAATTGGCGGCGGACGTGATTGGATCACTCCAAGAGACGTTGGAGGAAGCCTACTTGTTTTATAATGATTACGATCCCGCATTTACGTGGTGGGTCAAAAAGCCCTGGGAGGAATTGTCTGCATTACTGGAATCCTATGAAAAAGCATTAAAGGCCCACTACGAAAACTTCATCGTGAAAGATGACGGAAGTGGCATCATTGGAAAACCAATTGGAGCGGAAGCGATCAAGAAAGAATTGGAATTTGAATTGATTCCTTATACTGCCCAGGAGCTGATCGATGAAGCAGAGCGGCAATTTGCCTATTGTGAAAAAGAAATGTTGAAAGCCAGTCAAGAACTGGGATATGGCAATGACTGGAAAGCGGCGTTGGAGCATGTAAAAAACTCCTATGCACCACCAGGGGAATGGCCTGGAGACGTGTATGATCTCGCCGTGGAAGCCACCGAATATGTGGAAAAACACGACCTCATTACCATTCCGGAACTGGCCAAGGAAACTTGGCGGACCAAAATGATGAGCCCCGAAGCCCAACGGGTCAATCCATTTTTTCTTGGTGGTGAGGCCATTATCATCTCCTATCCTACCAGCACCATGACCCAAGAGGAAAAGCTGATGAGCATGCGAGGAAATAACCCGCATTTTAGCCGGGCCACTGTCCAGCATGAGATCATCCCCGGTCACCACCTCCAAGGCTTTATGAACCAACGGCACAAACCTTATCGAAGAATGTTCTATACGCCATTCTGGATCGAAGGATGGGCCCTTTACTGGGAGCTGAACCTGTGGGACAAAAGTTTCCCCAGAAATGCATCAGATAAAGTAGGAATGCTATTTTGGCGAATGCACCGCTGTGCTCGGATCATCTTTTCTCTTAATTACCATCTCGGGAACATGACCCCGCAGGAATGCATTGATTTCCTTGTGGATAAAGTAGGCCACGAATACGCCAATGCCGAAGCAGAGGTGCGTAGATCCTTCGAAGGGAATTATGGTCCCCTTTACCAAATCGCCTACATGGTCGGTGGCCTGCAGTTTTATGCCCTCAAGGCGGAGATGGTAGACCAAGGAACCATGAGCGAAAAGGAATTCCATGATTTCATCATGACGCAAAATACCCTTCCCATCGAACTGATTCGTGCACGGATCAAAGGAGAAACCCTATCTAAAGACCATCGCACCAGCTGGAGGTTTTTAGACTAA
- a CDS encoding metal ABC transporter permease, translated as MSFDPNAFLIITTGSMIAISCGLLGVFLMLRKMAMTGDAISHAVLPGIVIAFLVSGSRHGLTMVIGAGLVGILATVFIEYLSNKVKLQSDASIGITFTSLFALGIIMITFLANEIDLDQDCVLYGEIAYVPIDLWITGSGKIIGPRVTYLSLINMVLVIGFIILFFKELKISTFDKEFAATLGLSTVGVNYALMGMVSYTTVSSFEAVGAILVVALMVVPPATAYLWTKNLYRLIQLTVVLGVVISFLGYYMAYFLNSSIAGAMASVAGFFFFTTVILQRRQIPRIKKKLAAVKVGSWSTE; from the coding sequence ATGAGTTTTGACCCTAATGCATTTCTGATCATCACCACTGGATCCATGATCGCAATATCCTGTGGGCTGTTGGGAGTTTTTCTGATGCTGCGCAAAATGGCCATGACAGGAGATGCCATCAGTCATGCGGTTTTGCCGGGCATTGTCATAGCCTTTTTGGTTTCAGGCAGCCGTCATGGATTGACCATGGTCATCGGTGCCGGGCTTGTGGGAATCCTTGCTACGGTATTTATCGAATACCTCAGTAACAAGGTGAAATTACAATCAGATGCTTCCATTGGGATTACCTTTACTTCTTTATTTGCCCTTGGGATTATCATGATTACCTTCTTGGCCAATGAAATCGACCTTGACCAAGACTGTGTCCTGTACGGAGAAATTGCCTATGTGCCGATTGACCTGTGGATTACGGGATCCGGCAAGATCATTGGGCCGCGCGTCACTTACCTCTCCCTGATAAACATGGTCTTGGTCATAGGGTTTATCATATTGTTTTTCAAAGAGTTAAAGATCAGCACCTTTGATAAAGAATTTGCGGCGACATTGGGATTAAGCACCGTGGGGGTAAATTACGCTTTGATGGGAATGGTTTCCTACACTACGGTGAGTTCCTTTGAAGCGGTTGGGGCTATTTTGGTGGTTGCCCTCATGGTGGTGCCACCAGCTACGGCCTATCTGTGGACCAAAAACCTCTACCGACTGATCCAGCTCACCGTGGTATTGGGCGTTGTCATTTCTTTCTTGGGCTATTACATGGCTTACTTCCTCAACAGCTCCATTGCTGGGGCCATGGCTTCCGTGGCCGGGTTCTTTTTCTTTACCACCGTGATACTCCAACGAAGGCAAATTCCCCGCATCAAGAAGAAATTGGCCGCTGTAAAGGTCGGCTCATGGTCGACGGAATAG
- a CDS encoding iron chelate uptake ABC transporter family permease subunit yields the protein MEEFIYFFSFQDPNVLMVVTGIVLLSISAAMVGTFTFLDKKALVGDAISHAVLPGVCLAFMFSGSKNPFWIVSGAFVTGALSTYTITWVSNYTKLKEDTVIASILSIFFGVGIVMMTQLQQTGNASLSGLDHFIFGNAISIVGQDLWVYGFLALAIIMVILVFYKEFQLMVFNRSFAESVGLPVKRLEFLFNSLMVLAVVTGIQAIGVVLMAALLITPAAAAKFWTNRLSLMLVIAVIFSVISGITGAYISFVLPHMPTGPWVVMVLSLIAFLSFFFSTKKGIMTKWISKRNYQRKIHRDHILKALFAATEQGKDGLSAGDIFTNFPGKSFRTQYAINKLNKGGYINDSQSLISLTQKGHQEAGRIVRLHRLWELYMTEYMNIAPDHVHDSAEKLEHIITPELERQLDKNLNFPQEDPHQSIIPRDKDKS from the coding sequence ATGGAAGAATTTATCTATTTCTTTTCCTTTCAGGATCCAAACGTTCTGATGGTCGTCACGGGAATCGTTTTGCTTTCCATCAGTGCCGCCATGGTCGGGACATTTACCTTTTTGGACAAGAAAGCCCTGGTCGGTGATGCGATATCCCATGCAGTGCTTCCTGGTGTGTGTTTGGCCTTTATGTTTTCGGGCAGCAAAAACCCTTTTTGGATCGTATCAGGAGCCTTTGTGACAGGAGCGCTATCTACTTATACCATTACCTGGGTATCCAATTATACCAAATTAAAAGAGGACACCGTAATTGCCTCGATCTTGTCCATCTTTTTTGGGGTGGGCATCGTGATGATGACCCAGCTGCAGCAGACCGGCAATGCTTCCCTTTCCGGTTTGGATCATTTTATTTTTGGCAATGCCATTTCTATCGTCGGGCAAGACCTCTGGGTATATGGTTTTCTGGCTTTGGCCATCATCATGGTAATATTGGTATTTTACAAGGAATTCCAACTCATGGTCTTCAACCGATCTTTTGCGGAAAGTGTTGGACTGCCGGTCAAACGGCTTGAATTTTTGTTTAACTCCCTCATGGTATTGGCCGTGGTCACCGGTATCCAGGCCATCGGTGTGGTACTCATGGCGGCTTTGCTGATCACTCCAGCTGCTGCGGCCAAGTTCTGGACCAATCGGCTTAGTTTAATGCTTGTGATTGCCGTAATATTTTCGGTGATTTCTGGCATTACAGGTGCCTATATCTCCTTTGTGCTGCCCCATATGCCCACCGGACCTTGGGTGGTGATGGTGCTGTCCTTGATCGCCTTCCTCTCGTTTTTCTTTTCCACCAAGAAAGGCATCATGACCAAATGGATTTCCAAAAGAAATTATCAACGTAAAATACATCGTGACCATATCTTAAAAGCGCTCTTTGCGGCGACAGAACAAGGGAAAGATGGCCTCTCTGCCGGTGACATCTTTACCAATTTCCCCGGCAAAAGCTTTCGAACGCAATACGCCATAAACAAATTAAACAAAGGCGGTTATATAAATGACAGTCAGTCACTTATATCCCTCACCCAAAAAGGGCATCAAGAGGCCGGAAGGATCGTACGGTTGCACAGACTATGGGAATTGTACATGACAGAGTACATGAACATCGCTCCCGACCACGTGCACGACAGTGCTGAAAAACTGGAGCATATTATCACGCCTGAACTGGAAAGACAGTTGGATAAAAACCTGAACTTTCCACAGGAAGATCCACACCAATCCATTATACCACGAGACAAAGACAAATCATGA